The proteins below come from a single Streptomyces tubercidicus genomic window:
- a CDS encoding nuclear transport factor 2 family protein produces the protein MALLPDAGYVPTAEDRASLDAWFAEYDAQSAQRNVQRMADMAVFPLNLVSDDAVGNGRSAQWDREQFVATMTQVMGDGSEDLTFESTRTPVFVSPAMAVVFSDSTMTTEGESRRLRYADILVKRDGQWAFQTMIQGGWGDNL, from the coding sequence ATGGCTCTCCTGCCGGATGCCGGGTACGTCCCGACCGCCGAGGACCGCGCGAGCCTGGATGCCTGGTTCGCCGAGTACGACGCGCAGAGCGCGCAGCGCAACGTCCAGCGCATGGCCGACATGGCGGTGTTCCCCCTCAACCTCGTGAGCGACGACGCGGTCGGCAACGGTCGTTCGGCGCAGTGGGACCGTGAGCAGTTCGTCGCGACGATGACGCAGGTGATGGGCGACGGCAGCGAGGACCTCACCTTCGAGTCCACACGGACCCCCGTCTTCGTCTCGCCCGCCATGGCCGTGGTCTTCTCGGACTCGACGATGACGACGGAGGGCGAAAGCCGACGGCTGCGCTACGCCGACATCCTGGTCAAGCGGGACGGTCAATGGGCGTTCCAGACCATGATCCAGGGCGGCTGGGGCGACAACCTGTAG
- a CDS encoding sensor histidine kinase, translated as MRLSTRIAIVVGAVVPLLVVAAGWVLVGLVGRDLHAQADRRLGERAQGVASAARGLLRAASNDRPRAEQARQRKLFTAALDIGIRLTGPDGTVMDGPQPDASVRLPAGTGHPVTVHSRGQTWRALTVPVTTGRPGVTGTLWLFSPESARQAQIQLVRGRVITVALLAAPLSAALAWALAAGASRPLRRLQQRTSGLDPHTSAARLEHTPTRITEVDDLAHTLQTFLARYDEQAARTAEALATARSFAAAASHELRTPLMSMQTNLDILDAFHDLDPADRAETVDDLRRGHARLLGLLVMLRALAQGDLVEADAFASVDLADLADAAVSDLRRTHPEAEVLFEGAPGLTVHGWQPGLRSMLDNLLTNSLTHGRSADGRAQVAVRLRADRDSRTTPTVVLTVDDQGPGVPPEQRQTVFRRFHRRADSPGSGLGLTLVAQQVALHRAQLRVLDGPGGMGTRFEIAFPIAQPDRATVGAPQHRDWLSDTDRRG; from the coding sequence ATGAGGTTGTCCACGCGGATCGCGATCGTGGTGGGGGCCGTGGTGCCGCTGCTGGTGGTGGCCGCGGGCTGGGTGCTGGTGGGGCTGGTCGGCAGGGATCTGCACGCGCAGGCCGACCGGCGGCTCGGTGAGCGTGCCCAGGGCGTCGCGTCGGCGGCCCGCGGTCTGCTGCGTGCCGCTTCGAACGACCGGCCGCGCGCCGAGCAGGCCCGCCAACGCAAGCTGTTCACCGCGGCGTTGGACATCGGCATCCGCCTGACCGGCCCGGACGGCACCGTCATGGATGGCCCGCAACCCGACGCCTCCGTGCGCCTGCCGGCCGGGACCGGACATCCGGTCACCGTCCACTCCCGTGGACAGACCTGGCGCGCGCTGACCGTACCGGTGACCACCGGGCGTCCCGGCGTGACGGGGACGCTGTGGCTGTTCTCCCCGGAGTCCGCGCGTCAGGCGCAGATCCAGCTTGTCCGCGGCCGGGTGATCACGGTCGCGCTGCTCGCCGCGCCGCTGTCCGCGGCCCTGGCCTGGGCGCTGGCCGCGGGGGCGTCCCGGCCGCTGCGGCGCCTGCAACAGCGCACCAGCGGCCTCGACCCGCACACCAGCGCCGCCCGGCTGGAGCACACACCGACCCGGATCACCGAGGTCGATGACCTCGCGCACACCCTGCAGACATTCCTCGCACGCTACGACGAACAGGCCGCGCGCACCGCCGAGGCCCTGGCCACGGCCCGTTCCTTCGCCGCGGCCGCATCCCACGAGCTGCGCACCCCGCTGATGAGCATGCAGACCAACCTCGACATCCTCGACGCCTTCCACGACCTCGACCCCGCCGACCGCGCGGAGACCGTGGACGATCTGCGGCGCGGCCACGCCCGGCTGCTGGGCCTGCTGGTGATGCTGCGGGCGCTCGCCCAGGGTGACCTGGTCGAGGCGGACGCGTTCGCCTCCGTCGACCTGGCCGACCTGGCCGACGCGGCCGTCTCCGACCTGCGCCGTACGCACCCCGAGGCCGAGGTGCTCTTCGAGGGCGCACCGGGCCTGACCGTGCACGGATGGCAGCCGGGCCTGCGGTCGATGCTGGACAACCTCCTCACCAACTCCCTGACACACGGCCGCTCCGCGGACGGCCGAGCCCAGGTCGCCGTACGACTGCGCGCGGACCGCGACAGCCGCACCACGCCCACGGTCGTCCTGACCGTGGACGACCAGGGTCCCGGGGTGCCGCCGGAGCAGCGTCAGACGGTCTTCCGGCGCTTTCACCGTCGCGCCGACAGCCCTGGTTCGGGGCTGGGGCTCACTCTCGTCGCTCAGCAAGTCGCTCTGCATCGCGCGCAGTTGCGTGTTCTTGACGGTCCTGGCGGGATGGGGACGCGATTCGAGATCGCCTTTCCGATCGCGCAGCCGGACCGGGCCACGGTGGGGGCGCCGCAGCATCGGGACTGGTTGTCGGATACGGATCGGCGGGGGTAG
- a CDS encoding response regulator transcription factor, producing the protein MGAQGSCGRVLVVDDDAAIRRALGRGLRLKGFGVELADGGRSALVKVAEAGPDVVVLDVSMPDLDGIEVCRHLRADGNDVPVLMLSALDEVADRVAGLQAGGDDYLVKPFALDELVLRLHALLRRRPPAATDSVRVGGLVLDAAARTVRLDGRPVELTRREFELLEVLARNAGLVLTRDQLLDRVWGYDFEVRTDAVDTFVSYLRRKLETGGRTRILHTVRGVGFVLRAEESGEDSESGDTGRGGGSGAGAGPS; encoded by the coding sequence ATGGGTGCTCAGGGGAGTTGTGGGCGGGTCCTGGTGGTGGATGACGATGCGGCGATTCGGCGGGCGTTGGGGCGGGGGCTGCGGCTGAAGGGGTTCGGTGTCGAGCTGGCGGATGGCGGGCGTAGTGCGCTGGTGAAGGTGGCGGAGGCGGGGCCGGATGTGGTGGTTCTGGATGTCTCCATGCCTGACCTCGACGGCATCGAGGTGTGCCGGCATCTGCGGGCGGACGGCAACGACGTACCCGTGCTGATGCTGTCCGCGCTGGACGAGGTGGCGGACCGGGTGGCGGGGCTGCAGGCCGGTGGGGACGACTATCTCGTCAAGCCGTTTGCCCTGGATGAGCTGGTGCTGCGGTTGCACGCGCTGCTGCGGCGGCGGCCACCGGCCGCGACCGACTCCGTACGGGTCGGTGGCCTGGTGCTCGACGCGGCCGCGCGCACCGTCCGCCTCGACGGCCGGCCGGTGGAGCTGACCCGGCGCGAGTTCGAGCTGCTCGAAGTCCTGGCCCGTAACGCCGGTCTCGTCCTGACCCGCGACCAGCTGCTGGACCGGGTGTGGGGCTATGACTTCGAGGTCCGCACGGACGCGGTCGATACGTTCGTCAGCTATCTGCGCCGCAAGCTGGAAACGGGTGGACGGACCCGGATCCTGCACACGGTGCGCGGCGTCGGCTTCGTCCTGCGTGCCGAGGAGAGCGGAGAGGACAGCGAGAGCGGCGACACCGGCCGGGGCGGCGGGAGCGGTGCGGGGGCCGGCCCGTCATGA
- a CDS encoding PadR family transcriptional regulator: MSASVKSSPLGLTVLTLLHHRPLHPYGIQRLLKQWGKEQVVNVGQRAGLYRTIERLQAGGLITVRQTERDQQYPERTVYEVTDEGRAVTREWLEQMLSAPKAEFPLFPAALSNMLMLNPDEVAPILEQRAARLAAQRADLERPFTEAPTGLPRITLIENEYLLAVLDAEQRWLHGVISDLRDGTLTWSPEMLATFQEAGSGDASRD; encoded by the coding sequence ATGTCCGCCTCCGTGAAGAGCTCGCCACTGGGCCTGACCGTGCTGACGCTGCTGCACCACCGGCCGCTGCACCCCTATGGCATCCAGCGACTGCTCAAGCAGTGGGGCAAGGAGCAGGTCGTCAACGTCGGCCAGCGCGCCGGGCTGTACCGCACCATCGAGCGGCTGCAGGCCGGCGGGCTGATCACCGTCCGGCAGACCGAGCGCGACCAGCAGTACCCCGAGCGGACCGTCTACGAGGTCACCGACGAGGGCCGAGCGGTCACCCGCGAGTGGCTGGAGCAGATGCTGTCGGCCCCCAAGGCGGAGTTCCCGTTGTTCCCGGCAGCACTGTCAAACATGCTCATGCTCAACCCCGACGAGGTGGCGCCGATCCTGGAACAACGGGCGGCTCGACTGGCCGCCCAGCGCGCCGACTTGGAGCGCCCGTTCACCGAAGCCCCCACGGGACTGCCACGCATCACCCTGATCGAGAACGAATACCTGCTCGCCGTCCTCGACGCCGAACAACGCTGGCTGCACGGCGTGATCAGCGATCTGCGGGACGGCACCCTGACCTGGTCACCGGAGATGCTCGCGACGTTCCAGGAAGCGGGCAGTGGCGATGCTTCGCGGGATTGA
- a CDS encoding FAD-dependent monooxygenase: MSDDGRGSGVRTALVIGGGVAGPVTALALRKAGITATVYEAYPTAADGVGAWLGLAPNGQAALATVGADAVVRAAGHPVPGMVMADGAGHRLTGFGGFPELPATLTLPRERLFRALTDRAVAEGVRFAYGKRLVAAEETSDGVTAHFADETSATADILIGADGIRSTVRTVIDPRSPAPEYGGVLSFGGYAAVGSEAGVEPGTMYFAFGQVFMGYWQGADGRIIWFAGLPTDAPPSPADMVRVPAAEWLSRLRDLYAGHVPGERLLRHTGPDDLMVVGRMERMPSVPRWYRGRMVLVGDSVHAPSSSSGQGASLAIESAVELARCLRDLPTPGEAFAAYEALRRPRVEAIGRNAAAVNKVKAGKADAPGPAFPTPEEMFRPLHFHRIDWEEKVTAG; the protein is encoded by the coding sequence ATGAGCGACGACGGCCGCGGTTCCGGAGTCCGCACGGCACTGGTCATCGGGGGCGGGGTAGCAGGACCGGTGACGGCACTCGCACTGCGCAAGGCGGGCATCACGGCGACGGTCTACGAGGCGTACCCCACCGCGGCGGACGGTGTGGGGGCCTGGCTGGGGCTGGCGCCCAACGGCCAGGCGGCGCTGGCGACGGTCGGTGCCGACGCGGTGGTGCGGGCCGCCGGGCATCCGGTGCCCGGCATGGTGATGGCGGACGGGGCCGGCCATCGGCTCACCGGTTTCGGCGGATTTCCCGAACTGCCCGCCACGCTGACGCTGCCGCGCGAACGGCTGTTCCGGGCGCTGACCGACCGTGCGGTCGCCGAGGGTGTGCGGTTCGCGTACGGCAAGCGGCTGGTCGCCGCCGAGGAGACGTCCGACGGCGTCACCGCCCACTTCGCCGACGAGACCTCCGCGACCGCCGACATCCTGATCGGCGCCGACGGCATCCGCTCCACCGTCCGCACCGTGATCGACCCGCGGTCTCCCGCCCCCGAATACGGCGGCGTACTGAGCTTCGGCGGCTACGCGGCGGTCGGCAGCGAGGCCGGGGTCGAACCGGGCACCATGTACTTCGCGTTCGGGCAAGTTTTTATGGGCTACTGGCAGGGTGCGGACGGGCGGATCATCTGGTTCGCCGGACTGCCCACGGACGCTCCGCCGAGCCCGGCCGACATGGTGCGGGTACCCGCCGCCGAGTGGCTGAGCCGGCTGCGTGACCTGTACGCCGGTCATGTCCCGGGCGAGCGGCTGCTGCGGCACACCGGCCCCGACGACCTGATGGTGGTCGGCCGGATGGAGCGTATGCCCTCCGTGCCGCGCTGGTACCGCGGCCGGATGGTGCTGGTCGGAGACTCGGTGCACGCCCCGTCCTCCAGCTCCGGACAGGGCGCCTCGCTCGCCATCGAGAGCGCGGTCGAACTGGCCCGCTGTCTGCGCGATCTGCCCACGCCCGGCGAGGCGTTCGCCGCCTACGAGGCCCTGCGCCGCCCGCGCGTGGAGGCGATCGGCCGCAACGCCGCAGCCGTCAACAAGGTCAAGGCCGGCAAGGCCGACGCCCCCGGGCCGGCATTCCCCACCCCTGAGGAGATGTTCCGCCCGCTGCACTTCCACCGGATCGACTGGGAGGAGAAGGTCACCGCGGGGTGA
- a CDS encoding WXG100 family type VII secretion target produces MRPTGRGDTQRGKDIGMAGGNIQISPDEMREASTWLQNQKELMQQSLHEANTKMDEMVEAAYATPGSESKFRPYWEEYKNGTEKAIEGLQGVSEFIKQVADAFVDTDDQTSGSIG; encoded by the coding sequence GTGCGGCCCACCGGCCGCGGCGATACGCAGCGAGGGAAGGACATCGGCATGGCCGGCGGCAACATTCAGATCAGCCCGGATGAGATGCGGGAGGCGTCGACCTGGCTGCAGAACCAGAAGGAACTGATGCAGCAGAGCCTCCACGAGGCCAACACCAAGATGGACGAGATGGTCGAGGCGGCCTATGCCACGCCCGGGTCCGAGTCCAAGTTCCGTCCGTACTGGGAGGAGTACAAGAACGGGACCGAGAAGGCGATCGAGGGTCTGCAGGGCGTCAGCGAGTTCATCAAGCAGGTCGCCGACGCGTTCGTCGACACCGACGACCAGACGTCCGGCTCCATCGGCTGA